A genomic stretch from Canis lupus baileyi chromosome 3, mCanLup2.hap1, whole genome shotgun sequence includes:
- the LOC140625554 gene encoding olfactory receptor 8B12-like: protein MAADNASSVTEFILAGLTDEPELQMPLFFLFLGFYVVTVVGNLGLITLIGLNSHLHIPMYFFLLNLSFIDFSYSTTLTPKMLMGFVSKRNIISFAGCVTQFFFFCFFVFSESYILSAMAYDRYVAICKPLLYTVTMSPQVCLLLMLGVYGMGVFGAVTHMGNIMFITFCADNLVNHYMCDIIPLLELSCNSSYINLLVVFIVVTIGIGVPIVTIFISYGFILSSILHISSTEGRSKAFSTCSSHIIVVSLFFGSGAFMYLKPPSILPLDQGKVSSIFYTAVVPMFNPLIYSLRNKDVKIALKKTLGRKLFS from the coding sequence ATGGCTGCAGATAACGCCTCCTCTGTGACAGAGTTTATCCTGGCAGGCTTAACAGATGAGCCGGAACTCCAGATGCCCCTCTTCTTCCTGTTCCTAGGTTTTTATGTGGTCACCGTGGTGGGGAACCTGGGCCTCATAACCCTGATTGGGCTGAATTCTCACCTTCATAttcccatgtacttcttcctcctCAACTTGTCTTTCATTGATTTTAGTTATTCCACTACTCTCACTCCTAAAATGTTAATGGGTTTTGTCTCAAAGAGAAACATCATTTCCTTTGCGGGGTGTGTgactcagttttttttcttctgtttctttgtcttttctgaaTCCTATATCTTGTCAGCGATGGCATATGACCGCTATGTCGCCATCTGTAAACCACTGCTGTACACGGTCACCATGTCTCCTCAGGTGTGTTTACTCCTCATGTTGGGTGTTTATGGGATGGGGGTGTTTGGGGCTGTGACCCATATGGGAAACATCATGTTTATAACCTTTTGTGCTGACAACCTTGTCAATCACTATATGTGTGATATCATTCCCCTCCTTGAGCTCTCCTGCAACAGCTCTTACATAAATTTGCTGGTGGTCTTCATTGTTGTGACCATTGGCATTGGGGTGCCTATTGTGACCATTTTCATCTCTTATGGTTTCATTCTTTCTAGTATTCTCCACATTAGTTCAACTGAGGGCAGATCCAAAGCCTTCAGTACCTGCAGTTCCCATATAATTGTGGTATCTCTTTTCTTTGGATCAGGAGCTTTTATGTATCTCAAACCACCTTCTATTTTACCCCTTGACCAGGGGAAAGTGTCTTCCATATTCTATACTGCTGTGGTACCCATGTTCAACCCGCTGATTTATAGTCTGAGGAATAAGGATGTCAAAATTGCCCTGAAGAAAACATTAGGCAGAAAACTCTTCTCTTGA